From Saccopteryx leptura isolate mSacLep1 chromosome 3, mSacLep1_pri_phased_curated, whole genome shotgun sequence, one genomic window encodes:
- the CD164L2 gene encoding CD164 sialomucin-like 2 protein isoform X1, whose amino-acid sequence MALPGPRALRAALCGGCCCLLLCAQLAVAGKGARGFGRGALLRMNIWPAVRGTCKELKLCEHCVEGDRAHNLSGCVWEQCWPEEPGHCVDQAEGVKEGCSVYNHSESCSAAHHHPTYEPKAITTESPSVPEAHTPGFDGASFIGGAVLVLSLQAVAFFVLRFLKAKDSTYQTLEENQ is encoded by the exons ATGGCCTTGCCGGGACCCCGAGCCTTAAGGGCTGCGCTGTGTGGTGGCTGTTGCtgtctcctcctgtgtgcccagctCGCTGTGGCTG GTAAAGGAGCTCGAGGCTTTGGGCGGGGAGCCCTGCTCCGTATGAACATCTGGCCAGCTGTCCGGGGGACCTGCAAAGAGCTGAAGCTCTGTGAGCATTGTGTGGAGGGGGACAGAGCACACAACCTCTCTGGCTGCGTGtgggagcaatgttggcccgagGAGCCAG GACACTGTGTGGATCAAGCTGAGGGGGTCAAGGAAGGTTGCTCTGTCTACAACCACTCAGAGTCATGTTCAG ctgcccaccaccaccccacctaTGAACCAAAGGCGATCACAACAG AGAGCCCCTCTGTCCCCGAAGCCCACACCCCTGGCTTTGACGGGGCCAGCTTTATTGGAGgcgctgtgctggtgctgagtCTGCAGGCAGTGGCCTTCTTCGTCTTGCGCTTCCTCAAGGCCAAGGACAGCACCTACCAGACACT GGAGGAGAACCAGTAG
- the GPR3 gene encoding G-protein coupled receptor 3, producing the protein MMWGASSPLAWLSAGPGNVNVSSVGSAEGPTGPDAPLPSPRAWDVVLCISGTLVSCENALVVAIIVGTPAFRAPMFLLVGSLAVADLLAGLGLVLHFAAVFCIGSAEMTLVLVGILAMSFTASIGSLLAITVDRYLSLYNALTYYSETTVTRTYVMLALVWGGALGLGLLPVLAWNCLDTRTTCGVVYPLSKNHLVVLAVAFFMVFGIMLQLYAQICRIVCRHAQQIALQRHLLPASHYVATRKGIATLAVVLGAFAACWLPFTVYCLLGDAHSPSLYTYLTLLPATYNSMINPIIYAFRNQDVQKVLWAVCCCSSSKIPFRSRSPSDV; encoded by the coding sequence ATGATGTGGGGTGCAAGCAGCCCCCTGGCCTGGCTCTCCGCTGGCCCAGGCAACGTGAACGTGAGCAGCGTGGGTTCAGCAGAGGGGCCCACAGGCCCAGATGCACCACTGCCCTCACCTAGGGCTTGGGATGTGGTGCTCTGCATCTCAGGCACCCTGGTGTCCTGCGAAAACGCGCTGGTGGTGGCCATCATTGTGGGCACTCCTGCATTTCGTGCCCCCATGTTCCTGCTAGTGGGCAGCCTGGCTGTTGCAGACCTATTGGCAGGCCTGGGCCTGGTCCTGCACTTTGCTGCTGTCTTCTGCATTGGCTCGGCGGAGATGACCCTGGTGTTGGTTGGCATCTTGGCAATGTCCTTTACCGCCAGCATTGGCAGCCTACTGGCCATCACCGTAGATCGCTATCTTTCTCTGTACAATGCCCTCACCTACTACTCAGAGACAACGGTGACACGGACCTATGTGATGCTGGCCCTAGTGTGGGGAGGTGCATTGGGCctggggctgctgcctgtgctggctTGGAACTGTTTGGACACCCGGACCACGTGTGGCGTGGTATATCCACTCTCCAAGAACCATCTGGTAGTCCTGGCTGTTGCCTTCTTCATGGTGTTTGGCATCATGCTGCAGCTCTATGCCCAGATTTGCCGCATCGTCTGCCGCCATGCCCAGCAGATTGCCCTCCAGCGACACCTGCTGCCCGCCTCCCACTATGTGGCCACCCGCAAGGGCATTGCCACCCTGGCTGTGGTGCTTGGCGCCTTTGCTGCCTGCTGGCTGCCCTTCACTGTCTACTGCCTGTTGGGCGATGCCCACTCTCCATCCCTCTACACCTATCTCACCCTTCTCCCTGCCACCTACAACTCCATGATCAACCCCATCATCTATGCCTTCCGCAACCAGGACGTTCAGAAGGTGCTGTGGGCCGTCTGCTGCTGTTCCTCTTCCAAGATCCCCTTCCGATCCCGTTCCCCCAGTGATGTCTAG
- the CD164L2 gene encoding CD164 sialomucin-like 2 protein isoform X2 — protein MALPGPRALRAALCGGCCCLLLCAQLAVAGKGARGFGRGALLRMNIWPAVRGTCKELKLCEHCVEGDRAHNLSGCVWEQCWPEEPGHCVDQAEGVKEGCSVYNHSESCSAAHHHPTYEPKAITTESPSVPEAHTPGFDGASFIGGAVLVLSLQAVAFFVLRFLKAKDSTYQTL, from the exons ATGGCCTTGCCGGGACCCCGAGCCTTAAGGGCTGCGCTGTGTGGTGGCTGTTGCtgtctcctcctgtgtgcccagctCGCTGTGGCTG GTAAAGGAGCTCGAGGCTTTGGGCGGGGAGCCCTGCTCCGTATGAACATCTGGCCAGCTGTCCGGGGGACCTGCAAAGAGCTGAAGCTCTGTGAGCATTGTGTGGAGGGGGACAGAGCACACAACCTCTCTGGCTGCGTGtgggagcaatgttggcccgagGAGCCAG GACACTGTGTGGATCAAGCTGAGGGGGTCAAGGAAGGTTGCTCTGTCTACAACCACTCAGAGTCATGTTCAG ctgcccaccaccaccccacctaTGAACCAAAGGCGATCACAACAG AGAGCCCCTCTGTCCCCGAAGCCCACACCCCTGGCTTTGACGGGGCCAGCTTTATTGGAGgcgctgtgctggtgctgagtCTGCAGGCAGTGGCCTTCTTCGTCTTGCGCTTCCTCAAGGCCAAGGACAGCACCTACCAGACACTGTGA